Genomic segment of Triticum urartu cultivar G1812 unplaced genomic scaffold, Tu2.1 TuUngrouped_contig_6507, whole genome shotgun sequence:
TGGGCGTAGGGAGCTGGTGGTCAGGATTGATGTGGACGACCATGTTGTTGATTagtcttcccaaaaatcacatatattcaaAAATTAAGTCTTCATAACATTTATTgtgtttggacttcatttgatatggattttctaagaaaccaaaaaaaatagaaaatgcaGGAACTGACATTAATTAGgcaaaggatcaatatgttagtcctaaaaataatataaatgttTCCAAAAGTATATTGAAGTTGTAGAATATTGCCatgaaataataaaaaattattgatacgaCAAAGACGTATCAGGAAAGGGGATGAGCATAGGTGCAGTGTTGATGGAGCTAGAGCTAGCTATTGCGGCGAAGATGTGGAAGAGGAACATGCTCTGAGTACTATAAAAGATGGCTTCAAGTGTATGCATTGGCAGGGGCACGTTGCATGTTATATATAGGTACAAAGATTAGGCTGCTCGAGAACGCACTCCaggcagcgccgccgccccgcccacctacacctcctcctccccctgcCACCGCTGGCATACGCCGCTGAGCAAAGCTCGCTGGTAGCCGGCGGTGGCGAGAATTCATCGCGACATATCTTGCTCAATGTGGTCACCCTCGCCTTCACCATATCTGGCACTGGGGCATCCCTCCCGGCGGCAGGTCGTAGGATGCGGCCGGAATCGGGCCCTGGTGGCTCCCCGTGCAGTGGCTATGGTCCCAATAGTCCGCTCCATTCTCGTACGATTGTCCACCTTCGTCTGACGAGAATTCATCGCGACATATCTTGCTCAATGTGGTCACCCTCGCCTTCACCATATCTGGCACTGGGGCATCCCTCCCGGCGGCAGGTCGTAGGATGCGGCCGGAATCGGGCCCTGGTGGCTCCCCGTGCAGTGGCTATGGTCCCAATAGTCCGCTCCATTCTCGTACGATTGTCCACCTTCGTCTGATCTGGATATGGGAGCGTCCATCACGATGGTTGTCGCCGGCCATGTCGTTCAATTCAACTGGTATTGAAGAACCGCAACAAAGTCTGATATGAAGCCCATCGGCTAGTACGGCCGCGTCACATCGTCCAGATAGGATCGGGCCGGCTGGTGATTGTCGGCATGTGGCTCCTGCTGATTGTCCTTCAGGCGACATCTTTTGGTTCCCGTTGTCCAGATTGGATTGGGCAAGCTGATGGTCTTTGCGTTGGCTGCCTCGTCAAATCTGGCGGCCATGCACTGGGGCGACAGTAATGCCAAGGGGCTGCACCATGGTTGACTTTAGAGGCTCGATTGTTGTGCGGTTGTGCTGCAGTGGCTACTAATCCGCGGCTGGTACTAAATTTGCTGGATCAGATCCATCTCCGGCGACCATGGCAGCAACTGTGACCAGTGCGGACCGCGGCGGCTAAACGCTACTGATTGCGGTGGTCACCGATTTCCTAAGGGTTTTCCTCTCCAGATCTAGTGGTTGGCTGTGACGGTGTGATGCATTCTACGGACGACGGCTTGACACAAAGAGTATGTATGTGCAGCAGTGGTGGTTGGTTTTCTAGACCAGTGCATGTAGCTGCTTGGATAGTACAAAAGTGGTGGCAACAACACTTGATTGACTTCAAGGAGCTCTGGGGTGAAACCTAGGACTAATATATGTTGGTTATACTTGGCAATGACGGCGTTGTTGTGTCGtcaccttgttgaaggcattgcttGGATATGCTTTATCTCCTTTTCAGGGTGAAAACCTAAATTTTAGTCTTCAATGGCTGGATCGGTGACGATGACCCTTGAGTGTCGTTCCTTACCTGAAGGCGTGCTATTGAAGAATCTTGTTGTCCTTGTGGTTTCATGAGATGGTTGATGTGAATATGGCCATTGCCGTAGTTTGTCAATAGCGGATTTGATCACTTCAAgatatttttctttttctatGCTACTAGGCATAGCTTTGGTCTTAGATGGATTTGCTATCTGCCAACGTGTTTTCTACAGGTGTGTGGGTATTGGCTGTGGGCATCATATCTCTGTAGAGGCCGGATATGTACTCATTGTTTTGTATCCTCTTGATACTTCATTTTAAGTGAATAAAATCCAACTTTTATCGCAAAACAAAGATTAGGATCTATCATAAATAGCCTGAAAACTGGGATTACAACAACCAGGCCAACCCTAGAACCTTCCAGACTGTAGAAGGTTTATACAAATATCGTATACAAGAACAACATAATTTCTAACAGGTTTTGCGCCCTGGTTTTAGGCAGGAATCCTGGGAGGATTTGCTGCAACCAAATGAGCTCTGAGGGCATGTACAATGCATAGCCTTAAGGTGATGTCTCGCATGCCATATAGGATCAGATATGATGTAAAGTAGGTTCGGATAGGGGAACGGGATCCTCTCCAGGAGGAGGGTGCTTGAAGGGAAAAAATATGGTCCGATGTCAAAAGTTAAAAAGGTTGGAGTAAAACGTACAAATGCATATGTAGTTGAGTCTTTATTTCTATTTTTTAATGAGGCTCATTAGTGGTAGCTTGTATTGGAGAGAAAAAATAAATGTAGATGCTTCAAATTATTTTTGTCATGAAACATATGTATCCATATgccaccattgtacatgccctgaGGGGTCTCGTAATGCACGTCGGCAATTATGTGCTTGCTTGGAACTCCAAAGGTCTCTGATTCACGTGAGGAAGCCTAAAGTCTCGCAGTTGGAAAGCAACTCTGACGTCCACCCAACCCAGCCCATGACGCTACCCTTGCAGAAGATATCACCCTGCAAAAAAGAGGAAAAAACAGAGGATATAAGATCTCACGGCCAAAGCCCTCGTCCGCCACATTCACCAATTCCCCCAGGCGACCGCTAGCACATGGCGACCGGCCAGGCCGATCTCATCAGCAACCTCCCCGACGACGTGCTTGGCACCATCGTCTCCCTTCTTCACACCAGGGACGGCTGCCGCACGCACGCGCTCTCCCGCCGATGGCGCCCCATCTGGCGCGCGGCGCCGCTCAACCTGGAAGGCGGCGGCTCTCGGTTGCGCGAGCAGACCATCTCCGGCATCCTGTCCGGCCACCTCGGTCCTGTACGCCGCATCTCCATCTTTATGATCAAATCCCTCCCCCGCCGCTACGACCTTCGCACGGGGCACCCGATCGTCGACGACACCGCCGATGCCAGGGTCAACAGCTGGCTCGGCTCCCGGGACCTTGCACATCTCGAGGAGCTCCGGCTCAGCTACGAATACAACACTCACAACAGTACCCTGCCACCGCTGCGCCCGCACTCCGCGTGGCCTCTTTCGGCCGCTGCCGTCTGCCGCCCAACCTGGCCGTGGA
This window contains:
- the LOC125530709 gene encoding FBD-associated F-box protein At4g13985-like, whose amino-acid sequence is MATGQADLISNLPDDVLGTIVSLLHTRDGCRTHALSRRWRPIWRAAPLNLEGGGSRLREQTISGILSGHLGPVRRISIFMIKSLPRRYDLRTGHPIVDDTADARVNSWLGSRDLAHLEELRLSYEYNTHNSTLPPLRPHSAWPLSAAAVCRPTWPWTSRSSSSSPCGWSP